One stretch of Falco naumanni isolate bFalNau1 chromosome 7, bFalNau1.pat, whole genome shotgun sequence DNA includes these proteins:
- the PSTPIP1 gene encoding proline-serine-threonine phosphatase-interacting protein 1 isoform X2 — MCKDVEDLLKQRAQAEERYGRELIQIARKAGGQTEINTLKAAFERLKQQIESVGNSHIQLAVMLKDELKGIEEFRERQKEQRKKYESAMERMQKNKLSHYKKMMESKKTYEQKCKDADEAEQSFERTSASGNQKQTEKSQNKAKQCRDAANEAENVYKQNIEQLDKVRTDWEQEHIKTCEVFQLQECDRITVLRNSLWVHCNQLSMQCVKDDELYEEVRVSLENCIVESDIDYFIKTKMTGTQPPDAIGYENYYSREPNRSNSSPTQSCGMMKRFSGLLHGSSKNNMEIASPSAPPLGEKTDRVYASIFVNEQAGITSSQDYRVLYDYTAQNVDELDITEGDIVVVIEENEDGWWTAERNGQRGFVPGSYLEKL; from the exons CACACTGAAGGCAGCATTTGAAAGGCTCAAGCAAC AAATCGAAAGTGTTGGAAACTCTCATATCCAGCTGGCAGTAATGCTGAAGGATGAACTGAAAGGCATAGAGGAGTTCCGAGAAAGACagaaggagcaaagaaaaaag TACGAGTCTGCAATGGAGCGCATGCAAAAGAACAAACTGTCCCATTATAAGAAAATGATGGAG TCAAAGAAGACCTATGAACAGAAGTGCAAGGATGCGGATGAGGCCGAGCAGTCCTTTGAACGGACAAGTGCTTCAGGcaaccaaaagcaaacagaaaag agCCAGAACAAAGCCAAGCAATGCAGAGACGCAGCAAATGAAGCAG AGAATGTGTACAAACAGAACATTGAGCAGCTGGATAAGGTCAGGACAGACTGGGAACAGGAACACATCAAAACCTGCGAG GTCTTCCAGCTCCAGGAGTGTGACCGCATCACCGTCCTCCGCAACTCGCTGTGGGTTCACTGCAACCAGCTCTCCATGCAGTGTGTGAAGGACGATGAG CTGTATGAAGAGGTTCGGGTAAGCTTGGAGAACTGCATTGTAGAGTCAGACATAGACTACTTCATTAAGACCAAAATGACGGGAACACAACCTCCAG ATGCGATAGGATATGAAAACTATTACAGCAGAGAACCaaacagaagcaacagcagCCCAACCCAGTCTTGTGGCATGATGAAGAG ATTCTCAGGACTACTGCATGGAAGCAGTAAAAATAACATGGAGATTGCCAGTCCTTCAGCCCCTCCTCTTG gagagaaaacagacagAGTCTACGCATCCATTTTTGTAAATGAACAAGCTGGAATCACATCATCACAGGACTACAGAGTACTTTATGACTACACAGCTCAG aatgTGGATGAACTGGACATCACTGAAGGAGACATTGTAGTTGTCATTGAAGAAAACGAGGATGGCTGGTGGACAGCCGAAAGGAATGGGCAGCGAGGCTTTGTGCCAGGGTCTTATCTTGAAAAGCTTTGA